A genome region from Arachis duranensis cultivar V14167 chromosome 8, aradu.V14167.gnm2.J7QH, whole genome shotgun sequence includes the following:
- the LOC107460028 gene encoding bifunctional dihydrofolate reductase-thymidylate synthase isoform X1 yields MASNSFVIPNGTGNGNGNGNGKLNPPPNLQRNYQVLVAATPDMGIGKDGKLPWKLPTDLKFFKEVTVTTSDPGKKNAVVMGRKTWDSIPHKYRPLPGRLNVVLTRSDSFDIAIAENVVICRSMAYALELLAEPPYSLSIEKVFVIGGGQIFRETLNAPGCEAIHITEIQTRIECDTFMPPVDSSVFQLWYSSFPKVENNILYSFTTYVRVRRLVERATQNTDPVLDNNSDTVKFDFKNFSFLPKMILERHEEYKYLRLVEEIISEGTAKDDRTRTGTLSKFGCQMRFNLRRNFPLLTTKKVFWRGVVEELLWFISGSTNAKLLQEKGIHIWDGNASREYLDRLGLTDREEGDLGPVYGFQWRHFGARYTNMHADYSGQGFDQLLDVITKIRHNPNDRRIILSAWNPADLKLEALPPCHMFAQFYVANGELSCQMCQRSADMGLGVPFNIASYALLTCIIAHVCELVPGDFIHVIGDAHVYQNHVKPLQEQLQNLPRPFPTLKINPEKKDIDSFVASDFELSDYNPHQKIEMKMAI; encoded by the exons ATGGCCAGTAATTCTTTTGTAATCCCCAATGGAACCGGCAATGGCAATGGCAATGGCAATGGAAAACTCAACCCACCGCCAAATCTGCAGAGGAATTACCAAGTGTTAGTGGCTGCTACACCAGATATGGGGATAGGTAAAGATGGGAAATTACCCTGGAAGTTACCTACtgatctcaaattttttaaagaggTTACTGTAACAACATCTGATCCAGGGAAGAAGAATGCTGTTGTAATGGGTAGAAAAACATGGGATAGTATCCCTCATAAATACAGGCCTCTTCCCGGCCGTCTTAATGTTGTTCTTACTCGCTCAGATAGCTTTGATATTGCAATAGCAGAGAATGTTGTTATATGTAGAAGTATGGCTTATGCTTTGGAATTGTTAGCTGAACCTCCCTATAGTTTGTCAATTGAGAAAGTATTTGTTATAGGAGGTGGACAAATATTTAG GGAGACTTTAAATGCACCTGGATGTGAAGCTATCCACATCACTGAAATTCAGACTAGGATCGAGTGTGACACATTTATGCCTCCAGTTGATTCCTCTGTATTTCAGTTGTGGTACTCATCTTTTCCTAAGGTGGAAAACAACATCCTCTATTCTTTCACAACTTATGTGCGTGTAAGGCGTTTGGTGGAGCGTGCAACTCAGAATACTGATCCAGTTCTTGATAACAATTCTGATACTGTAAAGTTTGATTTCaagaatttttcttttcttcctaaaatgattcttgaaagaCATGAAGAATACAAGTATCTTAGGCTGGTTGAAGAAATCATCTCTGAGGGTACAGCCAAAGATGATAGAACAAGGACTGGTACCTTGTCAAAATTTGGTTGCCAG ATGAGGTTCAATTTGCGCAGAAATTTCCCTCTTCTTACTACAAAG AAAGTATTTTGGCGAGGGGTTGTTGAAGAGCTTCTTTGGTTTATTAGTGGGTCTACAAATGCCAAG TTGCTGCAGGAAAAAGGGATCCATATATGGGATGGCAATGCATCGAGAGAATACCTAGATAG acTTGGTTTGACAGACAGGGAGGAGGGTGACTTGGGACCTGTTTATGGGTTTCAGTGGAGGCACTTTGGTGCCAG GTATACTAATATGCATGCTGACTACTCCGgccaaggatttgatcaactgTTAGATGTTATTACCAAGATAAGGCACAATCCCAATGATCGGCGGATCATTCTCTCTGCATGGAATCCAGCTGATCTTAAATTAGAGGCGCTTCCACCGTGCCACATGTTTGCACAG TTCTATGTAGCAAATGGGGAATTATCATGTCAAATGTGTCAGCGATCTGCTGACATGGGCCTAGGCGTGCCATTTAATATTGCATCTTATGCCCTTCTGACCTGCATAATTGCTCATGTTTGTG AATTAGTTCCAGGTGATTTTATCCATGTCATTGGAGATGCACATGTTTACCAAAATCATGTGAAGCCTTTGCAGGAGCAGCTCCAGAACTTACCAAGGCCTTTTCCA ACTTTGAAGATAAATCCAGAGAAAAAAGATATAGATTCTTTTGTGGCTTCTGATTTCGAGCTCAGTGACTATAATCCTCATCAGAAGATTGAGATGAAGATGGCCATCTAA
- the LOC107460028 gene encoding bifunctional dihydrofolate reductase-thymidylate synthase isoform X2 — protein sequence MASNSFVIPNGTGNGNGNGNGKLNPPPNLQRNYQVLVAATPDMGIGKDGKLPWKLPTDLKFFKEVTVTTSDPGKKNAVVMGRKTWDSIPHKYRPLPGRLNVVLTRSDSFDIAIAENVVICRSMAYALELLAEPPYSLSIEKVFVIGGGQIFRETLNAPGCEAIHITEIQTRIECDTFMPPVDSSVFQLWYSSFPKVENNILYSFTTYVRVRRLVERATQNTDPVLDNNSDTVKFDFKNFSFLPKMILERHEEYKYLRLVEEIISEGTAKDDRTRTGTLSKFGCQMRFNLRRNFPLLTTKKVFWRGVVEELLWFISGSTNAKLLQEKGIHIWDGNASREYLDRLGLTDREEGDLGPVYGFQWRHFGARYTNMHADYSGQGFDQLLDVITKIRHNPNDRRIILSAWNPADLKLEALPPCHMFAQN from the exons ATGGCCAGTAATTCTTTTGTAATCCCCAATGGAACCGGCAATGGCAATGGCAATGGCAATGGAAAACTCAACCCACCGCCAAATCTGCAGAGGAATTACCAAGTGTTAGTGGCTGCTACACCAGATATGGGGATAGGTAAAGATGGGAAATTACCCTGGAAGTTACCTACtgatctcaaattttttaaagaggTTACTGTAACAACATCTGATCCAGGGAAGAAGAATGCTGTTGTAATGGGTAGAAAAACATGGGATAGTATCCCTCATAAATACAGGCCTCTTCCCGGCCGTCTTAATGTTGTTCTTACTCGCTCAGATAGCTTTGATATTGCAATAGCAGAGAATGTTGTTATATGTAGAAGTATGGCTTATGCTTTGGAATTGTTAGCTGAACCTCCCTATAGTTTGTCAATTGAGAAAGTATTTGTTATAGGAGGTGGACAAATATTTAG GGAGACTTTAAATGCACCTGGATGTGAAGCTATCCACATCACTGAAATTCAGACTAGGATCGAGTGTGACACATTTATGCCTCCAGTTGATTCCTCTGTATTTCAGTTGTGGTACTCATCTTTTCCTAAGGTGGAAAACAACATCCTCTATTCTTTCACAACTTATGTGCGTGTAAGGCGTTTGGTGGAGCGTGCAACTCAGAATACTGATCCAGTTCTTGATAACAATTCTGATACTGTAAAGTTTGATTTCaagaatttttcttttcttcctaaaatgattcttgaaagaCATGAAGAATACAAGTATCTTAGGCTGGTTGAAGAAATCATCTCTGAGGGTACAGCCAAAGATGATAGAACAAGGACTGGTACCTTGTCAAAATTTGGTTGCCAG ATGAGGTTCAATTTGCGCAGAAATTTCCCTCTTCTTACTACAAAG AAAGTATTTTGGCGAGGGGTTGTTGAAGAGCTTCTTTGGTTTATTAGTGGGTCTACAAATGCCAAG TTGCTGCAGGAAAAAGGGATCCATATATGGGATGGCAATGCATCGAGAGAATACCTAGATAG acTTGGTTTGACAGACAGGGAGGAGGGTGACTTGGGACCTGTTTATGGGTTTCAGTGGAGGCACTTTGGTGCCAG GTATACTAATATGCATGCTGACTACTCCGgccaaggatttgatcaactgTTAGATGTTATTACCAAGATAAGGCACAATCCCAATGATCGGCGGATCATTCTCTCTGCATGGAATCCAGCTGATCTTAAATTAGAGGCGCTTCCACCGTGCCACATGTTTGCACAG AATTAG
- the LOC107460032 gene encoding uncharacterized protein LOC107460032: MMLSRRVAAALPFRFAAPAANQVPIPKHHLPLISFHPQNVAVLCSRSNSSLSQQSETEHVDYSEFRTQQSNLKPGLYLVGTPIGNLEDITFRALRVLNSANVILSEDTRHSGKLLHHYNIKTPLMSYHKFNESQREQLVLKRLKEGEIVALISDAGTPGISDPGMELAKLCVSENILVVPIPGPCALVSALSASGLPTHEFTFVGFLPKHSGSRRKRLMSLADQTATQIFYVPPHKLSQFLEEASSIFGDARQCVIAREMTKLHEEFWRGTVREAKEVFLMRQPKGELTILIEGQTSSKVEPPSDSELEDELRELIASGETLSTAVKLIAGRTSASKKTIYSLALKKFGKQLQVEDDSN; encoded by the exons ATGATGTTGAGTCGGCGGGTGGCCGCAGCACTGCCGTTCCGGTTCGCCGCTCCTGCCGCCAACCAAGTCCCCATTCCAAAGCACCACCTTCCTCTTATATCCTTCCATCCCCAAAACGTTGCCGTTTTATGCTCCAGATCCAACTCCAGCTTAAGTCAACAATCGGAAACGGAGCATGTTGACTACTCGGAGTTTCGGACGCAGCAGAGTAACCTCAAACCTGGCCTTTATCTCGTTGGAACACCAATTGGAAATCTCGAAGATATCACCTTTAG ggcTCTTCGCGTGCTCAACTCTGCAAATGTGATTCTCTCGGAAGATACGAGGCACTCTGGCAAGTTGCTTCATCACTACAACATCAAAACTCCCCTT ATGAGTTATCACAAGTTCAACGAGTCGCAAAGGGAGCAACTTGTGTTGAAGAGGCTCAAAGAAGGCGAGATTGTGGCCCTCATATCTGATGCTGGAACTCCAGGCATCAGTGATCCTGGCATGGAATTG GCCAAATTATGTGTTAGTGAAAATATCCTTGTTGTTCCAATACCTGGTCCCTGTGCTTTGGTATCAGCTCTTTCTGCTTCGGGTTTGCCTACTCACGAGTTCACATTTG TTGGTTTTCTTCCAAAGCATTCAGGATCAAGAAGGAAGAGGCTTATGTCTTTGGCAGATCAAACAGCTACACAGATATTTTATGTTCCTCCTCACAAGCTTTCCCAATTTCTTGAAGAGGCTTCTTCTATATTTGGTGATGCTAG GCAATGTGTCATTGCTCGGGAAATGACCAAGTTACATGAAGAG TTTTGGCGTGGTACGGTAAGAGAGGCCAAGGAAGTCTTTTTGATGCGGCAGCCGAAGGGAGAACTAACCATATTGATTGAAGGGCAAACAAGTTCTAAAGTGGAACCTCCATCAGACAGTGAGCTTGAAGATGAACTAAGAGAATTGATTGCAAGTGGTGAGACTCTATCCACG GCTGTGAAATTGATTGCTGGCAGAACATCGGCGAGTAAAAAGACTATATATTCActtgcattaaaaaaatttggaaagcAGCTTCAAGTGGAAGACGATTCAAACTAA
- the LOC107460029 gene encoding cytokinin dehydrogenase 5 — MKMAVRLVLLTFAICRLIVTVGFTVLPTELQSQLSVDNSEVEAASVDFGMLDKGEPLAVMHPGSADDIAQLVRAAYEGGFSVSARGHGHSINGQGLIKRGTKGVVIDMGSKKGVGSVCEKGMYVDVWGGELWINVLKATLQYGLAPMSWTDYLYLSVGGTLSNAGISGQAFHHGPQISNVHQLDVVTGKGEVLTCSEESNSELFHAVLGGLGQFGIITRARIALEPAPQRVRWIRVLYSNFAKFTKDQEYLISVEGNKERLDYIEGFVIVDEGLINNWRSSFFSPSNPVKISSLNKNADGGVLYCLEFTKNYHQHQADSIDQEIEALLIKLDFIPASVFTTDLPYVDFLDRVHKAELKLRSKGLWEVPHPWLNLFVPKSRIVDFDKGVFKGILGNKTSGPILIYPMNKDKWDQRNSVVTPEEDVFYLVAFLRSALDDEALEYLSDQNRRILAFCNDAEINAKQYLPHYTTQQEWMDHFGDRWDQFYSRKMQFDPRRILATGQRIFEFHPHANANAMQ, encoded by the exons atgaaaatgGCCGTGAGGCTTGTCCTCTTAACATTCGCCATATGCCGGTTGATAGTCACGGTTGGGTTCACCGTGCTCCCAACCGAGCTCCAGAGCCAACTCAGCGTGGACAACTCAGAAGTAGAAGCGGCTTCGGTGGATTTTGGGATGCTTGATAAAGGGGAGCCTCTGGCAGTTATGCACCCTGGTTCGGCAGATGatatagctcagttggttagagcGGCGTACGAGGGAGGATTTTCGGTGTCTGCAAGAGGGCACGGGCACTCCATAAATGGGCAGGGATTGATAAAGAGAGGGACGAAGGGAGTGGTGATAGATATGGGGAGTAAGAAGGGTGTTGGAAGTGTGTGTGAGAAGGGAATGTATGTGGACGTGTGGGGTGGAGAGTTGTGGATAAATGTGTTGAAGGCCACTCTCCAGTATGGGTTGGCACCCATGTCTTGGACTGATTATTTGTACTTATCTGTGGGTGGTACCCTCTCCAACGCTGGCATCAGTGGTCAAGCCTTCCATCACGGCCCCCAAATCTCCAATGTCCATCAGCTCGATGTTGTTACAG GTAAAGGTGAGGTGTTGACGTGTTCGGAAGAGAGTAACTCAGAGTTGTTCCATGCTGTTCTTGGTGGTCTTGGTCAGTTTGGAATCATCACAAGAGCTAGAATTGCTCTCGAGCCAGCTCCACAAAGA GTTCGTTGGATACGAGTGCTGTATTCGAATTTTGCCAAGTTTACTAAGGATCAGGAGTACCTGATATCTGTGGAAGGTAACAAAGAGAGGTTGGATTATATAGAGGGGTTTGTGatagttgatgaagggttgatCAATAATTGGAGGTCCTCTTTTTTCTCACCAAGTAACCCTGTCAAGATCAGTTCCCTCAATAAAAATGCCGATGGTGGTGTTTTATACTGCCTGGAGTTTACCAAGAATTACCACCAACATCAAGCTGATTCTATTGATCAG GAAATAGAAGCTCTATTGATAAAGTTAGATTTTATACCAGCATCGGTGTTCACAACGGACCTGCCTTATGTAGATTTTTTGGACAGAGTACATAAGGCAGAGCTCAAGCTTAGGTCCAAGGGTTTATGGGAGGTTCCCCATCCATGGCTCAACCTTTTTGTTCCAAAATCTAGAATAGTGGACTTTGACAAGGGGGTGTTCAAGGGCATTCTTGGAAATAAGACTAGTGGGCCAATTCTCATCTACCCTATGAACAAAGACAA GTGGGACCAGAGGAACTCGGTGGTGACGCCAGAGGAGGATGTGTTTTACCTGGTGGCATTTCTGAGATCAGCGCTGGACGATGAGGCGCTGGAGTACCTGAGTGATCAGAACCGTCGGATCCTGGCATTCTGCAATGATGCGGAGATCAACGCCAAACAGTACCTGCCCCATTACACAACCCAACAGGAATGGATGGACCACTTTGGAGATAGGTGGGACCAATTCTACTCCAGGAAGATGCAATTCGACCCCCGGCGCATCTTAGCAACGGGGCAGAGGATCTTTGAGTTTCATCCTCATGCAAATGCAAATGCAATGCAATAA